The Chitinimonas arctica region TTTTATGAGCCGATGACTTCTATGCAGATCAAGCTATTGTATTTCGCTCGCCTGCGCGAGCGTTTCGAACTGGACGGGGAAGACCTGGACGTGCCTCGCGGCGTGCAGACGGTCGCCGGCCTGCTTAGCCATCTTGCCGGCCGTGGCGATGTCTGGGCGGACGAACTCGCTTCCGGGCGGGTGTTCAGGGTCGCGCTGGACCAGGAGCTGGTGGACTTCAGCGCGCTCCTGCACGACGGCGCGGAAGTCGCGGTATTTCCCCCGGTCACGGGAGGCTGAATGGAAACCCTGCCGCAGGCATCGATCCACATCACCGTGCAGACGGATGACTTCAACCTGGCGAACGAGCATCAGCACCTCAGCCAAGGCGATCGCGGCATAGGCGCCATGGTCAGCTTTGTCGGCTTGGTACGCGATCTCAACCTGGCCGACGACGTGGTGGCGCTGGAATTGGAACACTACCCCGGCATGACCGAAAAAGCCCTGACCGGCATAGCCGAAGAGGCCGCCGTGCGTTGGCCGCTGCATGCGGTTCGCATCGTGCATCGCGTCGGCCGGCTACGGCCGGGCGATCGCATCGTGCTGGTCCTGGTGGCCAGCGCGCATCGCCACGCGGCCTTCGAAGCCAGTACTTTCATCATGGATTACCTCAAAACCCGCGCGCCCTTCTGGAAAAAGGAATGGACGCCGGCCGGGCCCCGCTGGGTGGATGCCCGTGTGGGCGATGTCAGCGCAGCGGATCGCTGGCACCAAGTGGTAAGCGAACAATATGGCAATGACGATCATGATTGAACTCAACTACCAGGCGGTGATCCTGGCCGGCGGCCGAGGCAGCCGAATGGACGGGCGCGACAAGGGCCTGGCCGAATGGCGCGGCCGCCCTCTGTTCCGCCATATGCTGGCCAAACTCGTGCAGCAAAGCCGTGCCCCGCTGCGCATCGCCATCAGCGCCAATCGCAATGACCAGCGCTACGCCGAGGCCGGCTGGCCGGTACTGGCCGACCGGCGCGACGGCTTCGACGGCCCTTTGGCCGGCATCGAAACCGCCTTGCAAGCCTGCCAGGCCGATTGGCTGCTATGCCTGCCCTGCGACACACCGCAGCTGCCCAACAACCTGGCCGAGCGGCTCATGAACGCGGCCAGCCTGGGCAATGCCAAGGCTGCCTATGTCACCACGGCTGCCGGTCCCCAACCCGCCTGCTGCCTGGTGCACCGCTCGCTGCTCGAACCCTTGGCGGGCTACCTCGACAGCGGACGCCGCCGCGTGCTGGATTGGCTGGTGACGGCCGCCGCGGTACCGGTCCACTTCGCCGAAGCGGCCGATTTCAACAATTTCAATACGGCAGCGGATCTCGCCGCCGGCGAGCCCCTGCCATGCAGCCACTAAGCCATTTCGACGCCGCCGGCCAAGCCCATATGGTGGATATCGCCGCCAAGCCGGAAACCCGCCGCATCGCGATCGCCGGCGGCCGCATCCGCATGCAGGCCAGTACCTTCGCCCTGCTGCAGGCCGGCGGCGCCGACAAGGGCGATGTGCTGGGTGTGGCACGGCTGGCCGGCATCATGGCGGCCAAGCGCACCGGGGAACTGATCCCGCTTTGCCACCCCATCCCCTTGACCCACGTGGCATTGGCGTTCGATCTGCAGGCGGACGATGCCACGGTGGCCTGCACCGCCACAGCCGAAACGGTCGGCCGCACCGGTGTGGAGATGGAAGCCATGAGCGCGGTAACGGTCGCCCTGTTGACTATCTACGACATGCTGAAGGCAGTCGATCGCGGCATGGAAATCGAGGCGGTCCGCTTGCTGGAAAAACACGGCGGCAAAACGGGAAGCTGGCAGCGTTCCACGGCATAGCGCCGGCAGGGATGGGCAACAGGCAATCGCAAACTTGGGAGACGTGAGAAGTTGGCTTGAACAATATCGCGCGGACGTGCTTCTATCCTCTCGTCATGCCCTGTCGCGACTTTCCGGTCGGGACAGCGGCTGGCCGTGCTCCGGCAAGACGCCGAGCCGATATAGCCATGAGGAGCAACAATGCGCACGCAAGTTCTGTCCGCCTTGCTGGTGGGTATGCTGGCCGGCCCGCACGCGATAGTCGCTGCCGCCGATCTTGCCGGCGGCAAGGATCACCCGCTGATCAGCCGCTATGCCGGTGCCACGCTCAATGCCTTTGCGCAGGAGGAATACGCAGAGATCGAAATCATCCAAAGCGCCAAACTACCGCCCGCAGACAGCGGCCGGCGCTTTGGCGAGCAAAAAGCGGGCGGCAAACTCACGGCGAGCAATTACCTGGCGCCAGCCAAGCGCACCCCGCTCGAAGTTTTCCGCAACTACGAGCAGGCGCTCAAACAGGGCGGCTTCGAACTGCTGTATAGCTGCGAGACCAGCAACTGCGAGAAGCGCAAGATTACCGGCCAGAACCGCTATGCCCAGGATCTGCTGGCCCGACGGCTCAATGATCTCTGGTCGGAAAAAGCCCCTTCGGTCGAGTGGACCGACAATCCGAGCTATTTCGTCTCGGCCCGGCTCAAGCGCCCGGCGGGCGATGTCTATGCCGCCATCTTCGTTACGCCGGGCTATGCCGGCGCCGAGCAAGCCGGGGTGTTCCAGTTCGTCCTGGAAACCAAGCCGGTCGATACCGGCCTGGTCAAGATCGACGCCGGCGCGTTGAAGCAAGGTTTGGCCGGCAGCGGCAAGATCGCCCTGTATGGCATCTATTTCGATACCGGTCGCGCCGAACTGAAGCCTGAGTCCGCCCCCCAGCTGGAAGAAATGGCCAAGCTGCTGCGGCAGAACGCGAAGCTGCGGGTCTTTGTGGTGGGCCATACCGACAACCAAGGTGGCTTCGACGCCAACCTGGCCTTGTCGCAAAAACGGGCCGAGGCGCTTGTCGCCACCCTGGTGCGGGAATTCGGCATCGACGCAAAACGGCTGCAGGCTCGCGGGGTGGCCAATCTGGCACCGCTACAGACCAATGCCGACGAGGCTGGCCGGGCGAAGAATCGGCGTGTGGAACTGGTGGAGCAATAAGCCCTACGCATGCTGGTCCGAAAACAAGAAGTATCCCTCACTAAGGTGTAGCGAGACCAGGCAATCGCTGGCACCGAGCGTTCAGTATCCACATCTACGCAGCGCCTCCCCAGCGGGAGGCTGTTCGCCCATGCACGTGAGGATTATCTTGCTAAATTCAATTTTCGTTCAATAACTGCACAACCTCCATTGCATCAAACGTCGATACCCTTTTGTGTCATGAATACTCTTGAACACAGGTTAAAGCAAGCCATGTTGGAGTTACCTCATAGGGTAACGATTCCCGATTTGGCCAAGGCTGCCGGCGTGAGCTATCAGGCCGCCGAAAAATGGTACGACGGCCGCACCAAATCGATGCGCTCGGAATATGCCCACAAGGTGGCGAACTGGCTTGGCGTCAACGAGCAATGGCTTTCGACCGGCAAGGGCCCGATACGCAGCGTCGCCGCCCCCAGGGCCGACTATGCCCATGCGCAGCAAAGTTATGTGAAAGTGAGCAGTTACGATGTCGAACTGCCCACCGATAGCGATGCTTTGATCTGGACGGAACGGGCGGAGCAAGAATCCCTACTGTTCCATCCCACCTTCTTCCCCTTCCGCCAACACAAAGCCGACCATAGCCGCGCCCTGCGCGTCGATGGCCGCTCCATGGAGCCGGCGCTGGGCGACGGCGATACCGTACTGATCGACACCACCGATAGCAGGATCGTGGATGGCGAGATCTATGCCTTGATGGTGGGGGCGGAACTGTTTATCAAGTACGTCGATCGTCTACAGGACGGCATACGCCTGCGGTCCTCCAACCCAAGTTTCTCTTCGTTGGAACTCAAGGGCGAGGAGCTGGACAAGCTCAAGGTGCTCGGTCGCGTTTTCTGGCGCGCCGGCTAGACCCCCGGGCATTGGACACAATAATTTAACAACTGAAGTTAACTTTTTCTTGACTTTGGTTTAATTTCGGTTAAATTAGCACCGTCGCCACCCGCTTTACTGGCGACCTGTGTGTCCAGTAGACCTGCCACTCGGCACATTGCTCACAAGATAATCGCCACAGGTTTGGCATACGCAAGAGTATTCACGGCGGGCCAAGCGCGGGTCGATGCTCGATCCGGCCAGTCTGCCCATACGCGGCATGCATTTTCAGCACGCGTTTCGCTCCGGTTGCGCGGCTTGTTCAAAACGAGTCCCGGTGCGAGGTTAGCCTACGGAGAACACATCGCAGCTGGAAGCGCCGGCCCCCTCCCCGGCGCTTTTTTTTGCCCACCGCCTTTAGCCGTCCATCCTATTTGCCACGCCCCGCAATGCCCAAGCGCACACCCTCCGGGTTTGCCACCGTCACTTGTTCGTTGAAGGGCGGGAACATCAGCTTAAGCGGCTTCTCGAAGCGCACCAGGATGTCGTAGTAGCTGCGCACATTCTCGACAAAGATCACCGTCTCCCCTCCCCGCGCAAACCCATACTTCAAAGTGCTGAAGTACTCGTAATTGCGTAGCAAGGGAATAACCGTCTTCAAATCACTCCAGCTATCCGGATTCTTGCCCCCGCGCTGCGCGAGTACGCGCGCATCCTCCAGGTGCGCTACGCCGATGTTGTAGCTGGCCAGCGCAATCCACGTCCGGTCCGGCTCGGCAATGCGCACGGCCAGCCTATCCTTCAGCATGGCGACATATTTCGCGCCGCCACTCACGCTTTGCTCCGGATCCAGCCGGTTCGTCACGCCCAATCTATCGGCCGTATCGGTGGTCAGCATCATCAAGCCACGCACGCCGTAATCACTGACGGCATACGCATCCCAATGCGACTCCTGATAGCTGAGCGCGGCCAACATGCGCCAATCAATGCCGTACTGCGCCTCGGCATCCATAAAGTAGCGCCGATACTTCGGCAACACCGTCAGCCGACGGCTGAGAAAGGTGGTGGCATCCACCGGCTGCAGCCGGTTGGCGTGGCCGTAGTAACGATCCAGCAGACGTGCCAGCGTACCGTCCTTGCGTATGCGCTCGAAAAACTCCTTGGCCTGCTTGCCCAGCTCCTGGGGCGCATCCGCTGGCCAAGCCCAGGCGAACGGCAGCGCATCCGCCACCGGAAAAGCCACCGCCACACCGGGATGAAAGTTTTGCGCCAGCTCAAGCCCTTGCGTATCCACGATGGCGTAGTCGATCAGGCCGCTATCGACCTTCTCGATCAGCTCCTCGGTATCCTGATGCCGTGCCTCGCTCCAACGCAATTTGGGATAGCTGGCCCGCATATTCCGCATGGTCGGTGCGAATAGCCCCGAGACCATCAACACGCCATCCCCAAGCGCACCCAGGCTCGCGGGACGCGGATCGGCGCTACGATAGACCAGGACGGGCTGCTGGCTGGTATACGCCGGCCCAAACTGCAATCCCTGCCGCTCCCGCCGCACCATGCCCACCCCGAGGTGAGCCTCGTGCAGGATCATGCGCCCCGGCATCTCCGACACCCGTGGCGCAATCACGAACTTCACCTTTACGCCCAGCTCTTCGGCAAAGCGGGTGACCAGGTCGTAATCGAGCCCGGCGTACTTGCCCTCGGCATCCACATAGAGGCTGGTCGCGCCATTGCGTATCAGCACCACCAGCTCGCCCGTTTCGCGCAAAGACGCGACGGGCCGAACCTCGGGTTCGACCGGTTCGGGCGTGCAGGCTGCCAACAGCCCCAGCGTGATCCACAACAATCTGCGCAACATGCGTACGTCATCTCCCTGGTTGGCACGATTGTGCCATGCCTGGGAGTTTTTGATATGGGTTGACACTACCGTTACAGGTAGAGATAATGCGCGCCTTCGAGACGGAGAGGTGGCAGAGTGGTCGAATGTACCTGACTCGAAATCAGGCGATGCGGCAACGTATCCGTGGGTTCGAATCCCACCCTCTCCGCCAAAAAATACAGTAGTACCAAGCACTTAGAAGGCCCAGCGCGTTATCGCCCTGGGCCTTTTTCATGGCATTCTTGGTCCGCAAAAACCTGTCTGGTCCGCAAAACGCCCGCTAGCGCGTCGGTTTTACCAGCTTCCCGGCCCGATTTCTGACATATTTTGCGGTCATTGAGGGTGTGGTATGGCCGAGTTGATCCTGTGCCGCGTCCATGCCGCC contains the following coding sequences:
- the moaD gene encoding molybdopterin converting factor subunit 1 is translated as MQIKLLYFARLRERFELDGEDLDVPRGVQTVAGLLSHLAGRGDVWADELASGRVFRVALDQELVDFSALLHDGAEVAVFPPVTGG
- the moaE gene encoding molybdopterin synthase catalytic subunit MoaE, translated to METLPQASIHITVQTDDFNLANEHQHLSQGDRGIGAMVSFVGLVRDLNLADDVVALELEHYPGMTEKALTGIAEEAAVRWPLHAVRIVHRVGRLRPGDRIVLVLVASAHRHAAFEASTFIMDYLKTRAPFWKKEWTPAGPRWVDARVGDVSAADRWHQVVSEQYGNDDHD
- the mobA gene encoding molybdenum cofactor guanylyltransferase MobA, with translation MTIMIELNYQAVILAGGRGSRMDGRDKGLAEWRGRPLFRHMLAKLVQQSRAPLRIAISANRNDQRYAEAGWPVLADRRDGFDGPLAGIETALQACQADWLLCLPCDTPQLPNNLAERLMNAASLGNAKAAYVTTAAGPQPACCLVHRSLLEPLAGYLDSGRRRVLDWLVTAAAVPVHFAEAADFNNFNTAADLAAGEPLPCSH
- the moaC gene encoding cyclic pyranopterin monophosphate synthase MoaC, which produces MQPLSHFDAAGQAHMVDIAAKPETRRIAIAGGRIRMQASTFALLQAGGADKGDVLGVARLAGIMAAKRTGELIPLCHPIPLTHVALAFDLQADDATVACTATAETVGRTGVEMEAMSAVTVALLTIYDMLKAVDRGMEIEAVRLLEKHGGKTGSWQRSTA
- a CDS encoding OmpA family protein translates to MRTQVLSALLVGMLAGPHAIVAAADLAGGKDHPLISRYAGATLNAFAQEEYAEIEIIQSAKLPPADSGRRFGEQKAGGKLTASNYLAPAKRTPLEVFRNYEQALKQGGFELLYSCETSNCEKRKITGQNRYAQDLLARRLNDLWSEKAPSVEWTDNPSYFVSARLKRPAGDVYAAIFVTPGYAGAEQAGVFQFVLETKPVDTGLVKIDAGALKQGLAGSGKIALYGIYFDTGRAELKPESAPQLEEMAKLLRQNAKLRVFVVGHTDNQGGFDANLALSQKRAEALVATLVREFGIDAKRLQARGVANLAPLQTNADEAGRAKNRRVELVEQ
- a CDS encoding S24 family peptidase translates to MLELPHRVTIPDLAKAAGVSYQAAEKWYDGRTKSMRSEYAHKVANWLGVNEQWLSTGKGPIRSVAAPRADYAHAQQSYVKVSSYDVELPTDSDALIWTERAEQESLLFHPTFFPFRQHKADHSRALRVDGRSMEPALGDGDTVLIDTTDSRIVDGEIYALMVGAELFIKYVDRLQDGIRLRSSNPSFSSLELKGEELDKLKVLGRVFWRAG
- the mltF gene encoding membrane-bound lytic murein transglycosylase MltF, which gives rise to MLRRLLWITLGLLAACTPEPVEPEVRPVASLRETGELVVLIRNGATSLYVDAEGKYAGLDYDLVTRFAEELGVKVKFVIAPRVSEMPGRMILHEAHLGVGMVRRERQGLQFGPAYTSQQPVLVYRSADPRPASLGALGDGVLMVSGLFAPTMRNMRASYPKLRWSEARHQDTEELIEKVDSGLIDYAIVDTQGLELAQNFHPGVAVAFPVADALPFAWAWPADAPQELGKQAKEFFERIRKDGTLARLLDRYYGHANRLQPVDATTFLSRRLTVLPKYRRYFMDAEAQYGIDWRMLAALSYQESHWDAYAVSDYGVRGLMMLTTDTADRLGVTNRLDPEQSVSGGAKYVAMLKDRLAVRIAEPDRTWIALASYNIGVAHLEDARVLAQRGGKNPDSWSDLKTVIPLLRNYEYFSTLKYGFARGGETVIFVENVRSYYDILVRFEKPLKLMFPPFNEQVTVANPEGVRLGIAGRGK